The region ACTCTAACTCCAACTTCCGAAATCCTTTATTCTATGCTAAGTGAAGCCCTTCAAGTATCGCCCTTACTTTAACCTAAAATATTGTACCTTAAAcactataaattttataattttatctttatacaTCTTTtataaaacactataattttaatgatttcaaACAAAACCTCATTTATATcttcaaatatatttgttatatatatatataacattaaacataaacatgcagcTCATGCAGTCATTTCAAAATAATGGTCTTCACAAAATATAAATTCAACCCCAATTCTTAAACTTGGActtcttttacataaaaaaaaaagtgggGCACGTAAAGGAATGGAATGCAAGACGCACACGAAGTGAATTTCAACTcttaaaaaagaagagaaaaacaaaaacagtaaattaaatagtaatcaCAAACGAGTTTTACTATCGTGTCGGATTTATCGTGATTAAGAAAATAACGAAGACAACTACGGGTACAGAAAAAGACATAAAACGTGATGCAATGGGAAAGTAGGTTATTGGTAATGATAGGTGGCAGACATAAAAGAGTAACACAAGTTGACCCTAGAAATTGGAAAAACGTCTTGGAAAGCTAAGGTGTCGGCATTGAAGGATTGTTTTAAAGTGGGTGGAGGTGGGAGAAGCCATTTACATAGGTTTTTAACACTTTGCTCTCTTTTTGTAAACCAATCTCTCATTGTGGCGAAGCACTCATGTCCTTTAAGTGGGATGATATGCAGATGCCAATGAAACTTCGTCTTGTTATTTCATGTAATAGGGGTCAAGATACATGAGGCACCAACACgacatgtatttatatattggTTTTGTATTCATATTATTGTTATCTCCACATGAATATGGTTCATTGTATTCTAGGATCATGGCTGGagatttttctttgtaatttatgTTAAATGTAATTTGCCCATTGAgtcttagggtgggtttggatgggtagTGGGATGCGGTGCAGttcgtttagcttactttttgtctcacgttacagtatctaatcttacCGCCTCCattgtttttacactaattgCAGGTAAATGCACCGCCTATGTAAATCTACCTTTAGTTTGATTGGTATCGGTATTGGTGTCAATGTAGGAGGACATAGGTTCAAGTacactgaagcgcattatcctcctatgtATAAGAGTTGGGGAGGGGTTATAGTTAGTTCTAGATATTGTATTAAAAAGAACAGATATAGTAAGAATCTATAATCAGATTgatgttaaaaaaatcaatttgagcTAAAATATCATAAGCTCTTTTACTTCTCAAAAATTTGAAACttagtcattatacttttatttctaacaAAAAAGAATAACATCGTCaacaattagatctgaatttcgaaatttgaaaaataaagagactaaatttctaaaagtaaaaaaattaaggaaccaaattctaaattttcaaaGAGTAAAATgacttatagcatattttaatctatttttaattatttaaaatgtatttatattttataatatataatattattcaagCCTAATAAGTCCAACACAATAATTAAAGTAGAAATAACTCAATTACAAATAACCCAACTaagtcaattaaaattttaaaaaaaattaaatcgattAATCAATTGACTTAAAGTCAGTTTAATTATGTTGATTCTTGAACTTTAAATTAATTGAATCGGATTTTATAAATTatggttaattaatttgtttttaataacaaaaataacgAAAAAaccaaatttacaatttaatgtGGTTAAAAGAATCCAAATTTCaccatttagaaaaaaaatgataatataatgtTTTGTTGTGAATTATAATAGGATGGCAAAGCTTTAATAATAATGAGATTAGCATGACTCGAATCTAAACTACATCTAGAGCAGTGAACAACCTAACAATCAGACTAACACGGGagtcataatataatattttaaacaccAAAAAAGTATTAAATCTAGAAAAATATCACTTATTAATTTGTTGAATTCTTGAATATCAAAAGCTCGAAAAAGATGAGCTTTCCGTTCAAAAAGAATATTGGAAAAGATATTaacttttttaaagaaaaaagatggatgGATAAGGTTGGGTTATATGCTTCACTGACTTGGATTTAGTTTCCGCAATCCCAATTACAATCTAATGattaaaagttattttatttaaatttaattactatatttatataaaaattatttatttatttttaatattaaataaataattcaagtttaaggattaattacataaaaaaaattgaactgaaactaggtaaactttaataaaatatcaattttaaaaatataaaaatattaatttattaaattcaataatatttaaagAATTTTAAGTTTATTACTACATAATCCTGTAATAAATACATGAATTCGAAAAATAATCAtccatataaataataaaattataattaattaattaattaatttatctgttaaaattaagattgattttcaaaattataatttttatttatttcttgaggTATCTACTAAAGTGAACTCAGTAACTAATTCTCCGCATTCTATAGGCCTATTAAGGGGTAGATGCTGGCCATGAGTTTTAAAGTTGCTCCATACTCGGGGCGAGAAGCCGAGAATCGAACCCTCgaccaaaaaaattatatttttttaaaattacaaattatGTCAATAattatcatcaaaattaattattataaatattaaattaaataatcaactCAAATCAAATAAATTCCCTCATATATCAATTTCCTAAAACTACCTATAGCCTCTCATCTACcattaaataggagaataatacgCTTTAATGTattcgaacccacgtcctcctgtaCTGGCAATTACAACTCAATCTGCCCCTCGtatataaattttaacattaacattttaatcaaGACTTTATTcgcaaaattattttttttttatattttataaaaaagcaATGAGTGAGAATATTTTTCTATAACTACAATGAGGCTTCAATTGAAGGCCAAAATTCAATGGGCCTTTGGAGAACCAATTGAGACATGGACTCAATAAAAGTTAAGAGCAATTCTCACTCAATCCATTAATCGTATATAATTATAACCATTGTTCAAATCAGGATGTTGTTTTTATATTAGTCAAGTTTTTAATAGGatcgatttttttatattttatttttaattttttgtaataatttttcacttaatgttttaaattttaagtaaaattatagttatttcatataatcaaatctaataattagattttattgaataaaaatgaccttaatttagatattattttaataaaatatttaaatatcacataaaaatatattaatcatattttattaaataaaaataacttttaataaGCGAAACtaaatatatcaattaaaaaagtTTTTCTTTTCAAAGCAATTCAAAGTTTAGTGTacaaattcatttatttaaattaaagtatagaatTTCTGTATCAAACATCGTAAGTTCAAATTATAATGATTATCTATTTATCGTGGGTGCAACAGTGAATTGTTTTTGTTAAGAGTACgtccataaaaaaaataatattagagctcgtgtttgataaaaaaaacattaagtttcatctatatttaattatttaatttaatatttataataatttatttggataattgtaaattataagaATCTTATTCGTTTGATTGCAAAATAATGTGAAAAGGCACACCCACTCTGGAAAGCTCAATGAGGCTCtgtcattaaatttttataatataagcAGCATGAAACCCTGGATTTTCGACATGAATAATGgtacaataatttattttcatgcTTTGTCACAAGAGAACTTAAGTTACCAGAATATATAtagtttatttactttattataaAGTTTTGATTTGTCATTTAATGCCTTTATTCTACTAAAAATTTGAATGAGAATTGCTTTAATTAAACAAACATccattttcctaaaaaaaatcattacaaattttattttttccctttttttaataccatatttaaaacttaaaagaattgatacaatatatttaaaatatattaattaaattataaacatgtatattttttataacaaattaaaaataattatcaattaTGAAATAATAGTAGTGGCAACAAGGTTAGACAACAAAAAATGTCTATTTAATTGTATCTGGTTAGCAACCATTGAAAGAGCTTTATGAAAGACTCAATTATCAATAGGAAAACCTTTCATCAGTCTAGCCAAAATACGAGGAGCACAATTCACCTCCGTTAGTATCTGCTTGATATCCACTCTCCACTCACGTCCGCACAATTCTTAAATTCACAACACCAAATCTCGAATGCCTTCTGACGCTACTTTGGATACCTTTGATAGCTAGAGCACAGTcagtttcaacaataatattttcTCAATTAGCATCCTACGCTAATTGGAGGTAACCATAAATTGCCCAAAGCTCAGCTTACTCTACACCACATCTATCAATATTTCTTCCGATTCCCCACATTCATCAGCCATGCTCATCGCATGCCACTACTGTAGAGCAAGCTAGTCCCAAAGTCGAATTACAAGCGTCATCAGCATTTAACTTAAAAGAATCAGGAGGCAGTGGAACCCACCTTTGATCCCTAAATACAAATACTTTTAAGATTCAATAAGAAAGTTTTAGAATTCGAGGACTAATTTCAAATTTAGGCAATGATTGGAGGACAGATTATTGAATTAAGACATGTGTGtctaaaagtaaaataattaaagttaaaagagaaataaaagaaaaaaaatagtagggTAGGAATGGGTGCAAATTTAATTGAAgccacataataataaaataaggggaAATGGTGGTTAAAGTGGTGGTTAAGTGAGGTATGACTTTCATGATGTTTACATCTTTCCTTACCATTCATTTATTAATCTATAAATTCTAAGTCCAACAATCCCATTCACTATTTTTCTTCTATTATTCCCCACCAAAAAACTAATTTATAATCAATATTGcggattgagtcttagctcgattggtttatatattgttataaatataGAATGATATAAGTTTGAGTGCGTTAAAGcacattatctttttatttatgggTTAGGAATGGACTATCGGCAGTTCTAAATATTGTATCAAAAAtaacagatatgatcagaacctataatgagattattcaaaaaaaattacaatcaaTACTAATTTATTAACGGGTAAACTATATCtaaagtcattaaattattagtaaccTTATATTTTggtaattcaattttaataagttacaaaatagtcactaaactatttgaaagttttcatttaagtcattgggttgttaaaattgttgttgCATGGCCTTCTCCGTTCTCACTTCTAGCACTAATCGAAAGGGTAAACTTCCCAATAcaatttagtgttttttttttatctttatgaaATAGCTTTGAATGCCATGAATCTACAAAGCAAAATTACTTTCTTCTTTTATCTCTGACACCAACAGTCAGAttagcttggatctgaattatgTTCTTTTACTCGCCGATAGGTAATGTTCCACCATACCGATCATTAAATCGTCGTTCGGAGCTCACTgaccaaacttaaaaaaaacaatttagtgagttaaagcaaaaattgaaaaaccAAATTATGATTTAAGCCTCAATTAATGTTTTTGTCTTTTGAAGTTTAAAACATATTTTGAGTAAGATTTACTTTAAGAAATTAGAAACATGATTCATGTTGAAGTTATTTTTGGTGACATTCAATTCAAGATACAAatgttcaaattattattattatttattaaatataatgaaTAAGTGAAATTAATAAAGATATATTAATTACCATCTTTTATGATTCTCATCTGACATTTAATTAACCAATAAATGAAGGCAGTATTGAATATTTAGGATTTTTTAGCGAACTAAATTAATATTCtagtaataattaataataattaaaatactcTATTACTCATAGTTACCCaatccttaaataaaaaaatattttaatgcaCTCGGACTCACATCTTTTTGCATGAACAATAATATCAATAGCAACTGAACTAAGACTTAATCTGcgaattttattattacttaacACACACCAATCACCAAACTTTTAATTTCCTTAAAAAACCtattatttgtataatattttaaacttttacaaagtattataaatttttaaaatttataaatataaaactaCTTTTAAACTTTCCTTCaagcaaaaatttaaaattattaatttattattttaaacttttattatttatattatccgatataattatttaatttataatttttttaaattatcattaGCTATTTTCTTCTAATAAacgggaaagaaaataaaaaataaacattttaaataacactttaattaatttttgcaaCTACCGAAgcttactttttaatttttgttgagcTTTTATTACCTGTTTCTACTCCTTTTTATGATATCATACAATCAAccattaaaattaaaacacgTCAGTCAAAGTGACCTATTGCTTTGGCGTGGAGAGCTTTGATTGGTTTCTGAGCAATAAAATGTTTGGCTATAAAAGCACCAGATAGAACCTCCTGCTTTCTGAAGTCTGAACCAAACACCGTATCacgtaaataaaaattttgtatataaaTACTGAATTTTTAGGTCAAATTCTGATTTGGTCATTCTATTATACTTAAATTCGAGATTTAGTCATCTTGGtttaatttaacacaatttaatctctacttttataatataattaattagttcaaatagttaatgTTGTTATCTATTTCAATTAAAATGCTaacttgaatatttttttaaaagaagagcACCATTCGAATAAAAAAATTCGATGGCAACAAGGACAAAGCTAGAAATACTATTAACATTAATTGAAATTATCCTTTATGTTCCAAAATATCGATACTATACGGGAGTGTGAGATTACATTGGACTAGAATAACTTTAGATAAAATCCACACATAGTGAGATTTAAGTAAAAGTAAATCTTAACAAAGCCTACATATGATTCACACAATGTAAAATTCGAACTCGAACGCTTAAAGTTTGACTTAAGTAAAATTTccttatttcttaatattattgtaaaatattttaacgGAAAAGGACCAAGGCCTTGGCTAACCCCTATATTCAGTATGATAAGTTTGAAgggatattttttctttaaaaaaatcatatcaaatttttatgaaattttgctaaattaaaattttatcatactagagggaccaaactttaatttaacctttttaaaaaaattatgtgcaCAATTccaatttatttaagaaaaaaaaataacaataataaaggtaaaagagaaaggaaaagaaagaaagacgaAAGAGGGAATGGAGGAATAATAGAAATCCTTTGTAcgtctcttctcttctcttctcttctcttctctgtCTGTTGTTCTTTCTCTTCTTTGGCTTAGCCATGTCTCTGCTTTCTCTATAATTTCCTTAGCAAAGAAGAGAAAGCAAAGAAATCAAAGTAAACAAATGAAAATccacaaaaaaattcaaatctcttgttagtgtttttttttttggcgtGTGTGTGTGGTTTCGCGTTCAAAAAAAGCgaattatttttgggttttaagcTGTTGAAcggtgaagaagatgatggttGCAAATAGTTTTGATTTGTGGAAAAAAGATGCCTTCTTTTCTGCAGCAGAAGAGGTTCAAGAATCTGCTGATATGtatgttattttctttttaattttaaatttcatgccttttttttttaaatttactggGGTTTGGTTGGTGACATGGGTTTTATTTGTGCTTCTTAGATGTTtgtttaatttcaaataattgaCTGTTcaattttttagctttttttgggggggggggtttaAAGGTTCCTTTTTTGTTGTTGGGTTTCTACTATATGTGCTATATTTCCTAATTTTCATGCTGATATGTATGTTCATgcttatgtgtatatatatatatctgttgaACCAGggaaaaacatataattaaaggTTCCATTTTTTGGTGGAAGGTTATATGCTTGTGATTTGAAAACTTCAAGGGAAATTTTGTAATGCTTAATGTTATGAATCAACCACTTAATAAGGTTTTTGTATATATAAACAAGTTTAAGCttcaaacatatattttttaGCATAATTATTTCATGAAGTCTTTGAAGTAATTTCATGGCTTCTGTTGGTTTTTTTTTCCAGAATGGAATCAGCATATAGAATGTGGATCAAAGAGAGGAAAGAAGGGCTAAGAACTGGTGATTCTGTTGAACTTTGTAGAGAACTGCAAACTGCATTAGGTACAGCTAAATGGCAGgtttgtcttttctttcttttgattttaaGACATCTATGTCACTCGGATTTCGGTCTTTGTTGGATGCAGGTGCATGTTTGACTAGTAATATCTCCATATCGATGCCTTTTATCTATTTCTAAGAAGCTTACTCATGTTAGTGTTTGCTTCATAAATTTTGTATGCTTAATTCAGTTGGAGGAGTTTGAGAGAGCAATAAGGTTGAGTCATGGACATTGTAGCGATGATATTACAGCAACTAGGCACAAACAATTTATTTCTGCAATCGAGAGTCAAATTTCCCATGTAGAAGCAGCACTAAAAGAAGCATTTATCGAGGAAGGGAAGCAACCACTTCGGTGGGTTAATTTGGATGAAGAAGAATGTGATGATTTAGCAATCTTCCTTTCCGGGACTTCTCCAAGCTTGTTGCAACCGTCTACAAAGAACACTCTTTCAGAGAATTGCCAAAAGAGAAAAGACACAGATTCTAACAATGCTACTTGTAATGGAGATACATCTGAAGTGCAGATGACGAAAGTTTTTAAAGATTCCGGTAAAGATGCCGAGTGTATCATTGATGTAGAAGATGGTGAAAGTTCAGGAAGGTCAAATGACGTAAGTTGTGGACTAGAGAGAACAACTGGTACAAGAAAAACATGGTGTTCACCAAATCTTGGCACATTGAACATTGTAATCGCCGATAAATACAATGATAGGACCAAAACCAGGTCAGGCATCGAGTCCACACCTAAAGAAAAAGGATCAAAGCCTTTCTTCCGTAAGCAAAGGTGTGGAGATCTTCCTCAGGCCAAAGGTGCTTTTAATTTATTCTATCAGGTACGAATCACGGAAGGAGCATCATTTACTTATTTCCTTTTTATCTTGATTTTATGCTATGCTAAGTACTCGGGGAGTATACTAATTGTAATATGTCGCAGCGCTTTGGCTGGATCAGTGGGTTATTGAGACATCTCCAAAGTCCGGTGCACTTGCAATTTAGTTGCTCATTGCAACTTACACTTGCTTTACTGATAGCTATTTTTCTAATTGGTAAGTTATTCTTTTCTATTTCAAGCAGTCGAGGACTTTTTATGCTTGAAAGAGTGTCATTGTATATGCTTATAATAGATTGTTTATCATTAGTCACTCCAGGTTTCTTGTGATAGATGCTGTCTTTGGCTTAAAAATGCAAAAAATCGATTAAAAATCCGACAGCATGCTTGTTTCTATTCCTTTCAATCGGGCTCTGCTACATATAAGAAATTTTCAGTTGATGAATCCAGTGTTTATCAATTACAAGCTAAGAACTCGAAGCACTTTCTTGAGATGCCAATAATTATCTTTTCATGCTTTTAACACACCCACTAACTCCGAAGTGTTTTAGTTTAACATCGCTTGTGGAAAAATATGCATTTTTAACAATGACCAAATTAGTGTTGTTTATGTGTTTTTGCTTGAAGCCAAGGTgaattttgtgaagtagttttggTCCATTATAGTATCAGTATGATCAAGCTGCaaggatatatatataatctGGCATTTTAATCCATACCCTGATTTACTTTTAGTAATGGTTGGTTCTGTTTTGGACAATGTTTAGGATTAAGAGTCATTGACGTGCCCTTGAactttcacaaattattattGTAAATTTCATAGGGACTGTAAATTTGTGAATTATCCTAATGAGATAACATTTATTCATGATTTTGTACCACTGAAGGAATATTTCTTATGTTCTTTTTTTGTCTTTCAACAATGCACTGCAGTGCCTTTTGTGCTTTATTCGAGTTGAGAGCAAGTGGCTGTTATGTGCTGTTGATCAAGACAAGAGGTAAGTCTATTTCCTCGGAATGCAGTaactcaattttttattatacttGGTGTGGAAACTCGTTTTTCATTATATGCCGTGTAGTTGGAGATACTGGACTTAAGTCAGTTCTCTTTCGAGATGGTGCTAATGTGATATAATTTAGAACAAATTTGATCTTTTAATAATTGGGAGTGCATGGTACCAGTTGTTGCCTGAAGAAATTTAACCTGACAACTTAGACATAGAAACTCGACCTGATCAACCTAAACCTAAACCTGAACCCAACTCTATACTTCCGACCATGAAAGTAAACAAACAAAACCATTCCAACTTGAACCCAAATCCGAAACTGACCTGAACCAGAAACGACCCAATCTTGAAATGATTTAGACCTGAAATAATCTGAACAAGTAACCCAACATGACCTGAATGTGTAGTGACTAGAATCCAGAATGACTCAAAGTCATGACGATTAGGCCTAAATGACTCGAACCCGGAACAATGTGAAccccaaaatgacttgaaaattttagatttcgAATTTATTGGACCCAAAACGAACTCAACTTGCCCAATTGAGAAGACTAGAAGAAATGCATCAAACACAcacgaacaaaaaaaaaaaaaaaaaaaattctggcTTCCCTTGTGGGCAGGATTAATTAAATAGTAACCACAAGGCAATATTTGGCTGCTATTATTTGGTTTCAGCTTTCTCCGTTGTCTATATTTATTGCAATTAATGAGGTAGCATTCgttataggttaaaatatgctccaaATCCTTGTTCTTCTTgtacatttagaatttagtctctctgcttttatttctaggaatttagtccctctacttatTGGGTTTAGAAATTTAGGTCCAATTCAtagcattgttata is a window of Gossypium hirsutum isolate 1008001.06 chromosome D08, Gossypium_hirsutum_v2.1, whole genome shotgun sequence DNA encoding:
- the LOC107920620 gene encoding uncharacterized protein; the encoded protein is MMVANSFDLWKKDAFFSAAEEVQESADIMESAYRMWIKERKEGLRTGDSVELCRELQTALGTAKWQLEEFERAIRLSHGHCSDDITATRHKQFISAIESQISHVEAALKEAFIEEGKQPLRWVNLDEEECDDLAIFLSGTSPSLLQPSTKNTLSENCQKRKDTDSNNATCNGDTSEVQMTKVFKDSGKDAECIIDVEDGESSGRSNDVSCGLERTTGTRKTWCSPNLGTLNIVIADKYNDRTKTRSGIESTPKEKGSKPFFRKQRCGDLPQAKGAFNLFYQRFGWISGLLRHLQSPVHLQFSCSLQLTLALLIAIFLIVPFVLYSS